The Capra hircus breed San Clemente chromosome 25, ASM170441v1, whole genome shotgun sequence genome has a window encoding:
- the CCDC189 gene encoding coiled-coil domain-containing protein 189 codes for MIRRKSSQLQGLKMQSELVQHYELRREPEKDLSSLDESATRMGTGVRAESGTVASVDVDIDPAANLFPPPLPQPRICIWKYLDIHSMHMLEKTASTEEMREVLAELLGLGSPEKSLRDAITLDLFSHALIFCRQQGFSLEQTSTACALLQDLHKACIETPLGNVEECYRYFTSVLFCHGVRRPPFSIDLFKEEQLLALADYVVNTYFRHFKLYKYVFTPQVRLDLSLTYMGLKAPSLWSEDETEKEKGGEVEQQAVIAQEVEPETVVQPEPEPSQVSILRAYIKTQMNKELRQLQQLVEERLKASEERLSSKLTTLERPLQLPPGKGKNKTK; via the exons ATGATCCGCCGGAAGTCCAGCCAACTCCAGGGACTAAAAATGCAGTCGGAGCTTGTACAGCACTACGAACTGCGGCGAGAACCCGAAAAAGACCTCAGCTCATTGGATGAATCGGCCACGCGTATGGGAACAGGTGTGCGGGCCGAATCCGGGACCGTGGCTTCGGTGGATGTCGATATCGATCCTGCAGCCAACTTGTTCCCG CCACCGCTGCCCCAGCCCCGGATCTGTATATG GAAGTACCTGGACATCCATTCCATGCACATGCTGGAGAAGACAGCCAGCACTGAGGAGATGAGGga GGTGCTGGCTGAGCTGTTGGGACTAGGTTCCCCTGAGAAGAGCCTGCGGGATGCCATCACTCTGGACCTCTTCTCCCATGCACTCATCTTCTGCCGCCAGCAGGGCTTCTCCCTGGAGCAGACCTCAACAGCTTGTGCCCTGCTCCAAGATCTTCACAAGGCCTGTATTG AAACCCCCTTGGGCAACGTGGAGGAATGTTACCGCTACTTCACCAGTGTTCTTTTTTGCCACGGAGTCAGG CGCCCCCCTTTCAGTATCGACCTCTTTAAGGAGGAACAGCTGCTGGCCCTGGCGGATTATGTGGTGAATACCTACTTCCGCCATTTCAAGCTCTACAAATATGTCTTCACACCCCAG GTGCGGCTGGATCTCTCTTTGACTTACATGGGGCTAAAGGCACCCAGCCTCtggtcagaggatgagacag agaaagaaaagggaggagaAGTGGAACAGCAGGCAGTCATCGCACAGGAGGTGGAACCGGAAACAGTGGTCCAGCCAGAGCCAGAGCCAA GCCAGGTCTCCATCCTCCGAGCCTACATCAAGACCCAGATGAACAAGGAGCTGCGGCAGCTCCAACAACTGGTAGAGGAGCGACTCAAAGCCAGTGAGGAAAGGCTCAGCAGCAAGCTGACCACCCTCGAGCGGCCCCTCCAGCTACCTCCAGGCAAAGGCAAGAACAAGACCAAGTGA